The following proteins come from a genomic window of Pseudomonas sp. MAG733B:
- a CDS encoding M12 family metallopeptidase, with protein MPHPNPCKIMEPSDIQTSYEAATNENPDNGNTLTVGGRQKRGVSTHSKFWASNRTLKVAFLNPPSDTHRETAIKAIKLWQPSINLKLEFVSGSEGDIRITMEAPLNYSAIGTDATLRAPDENTMNIGTSPDHPWFEAAVLHEFGHALGMEHEHQHPKANIPWNKPAVYAHYWTAFQWSKEEVDHNLFRLLKTSTVRTTSYDPASIMHYPVPNELTIGDWSVQKNISVSQNDRRLMRKIYPK; from the coding sequence ATGCCTCATCCAAACCCCTGTAAAATCATGGAACCGTCAGACATACAAACTTCCTATGAAGCCGCCACCAATGAAAACCCCGACAACGGCAACACGCTGACCGTTGGCGGTCGGCAAAAGAGAGGTGTTTCAACTCACTCCAAATTCTGGGCCAGCAACAGAACACTGAAAGTAGCATTTCTCAACCCACCGTCGGACACCCATCGTGAGACCGCCATAAAAGCAATCAAATTATGGCAACCGTCCATTAACTTAAAACTGGAGTTTGTCAGCGGCTCAGAGGGTGACATTCGGATAACAATGGAGGCACCACTGAATTACTCTGCCATCGGCACCGATGCCACCCTGCGCGCCCCTGACGAAAACACCATGAATATCGGCACCAGCCCTGATCATCCCTGGTTTGAAGCTGCCGTATTGCACGAATTCGGTCATGCACTCGGCATGGAGCATGAGCATCAACATCCAAAAGCCAACATACCGTGGAACAAACCTGCGGTATATGCCCACTACTGGACTGCCTTTCAATGGAGTAAGGAAGAGGTTGATCACAACCTGTTCCGGTTATTGAAAACTTCAACCGTTCGAACCACCTCTTATGACCCCGCTTCTATCATGCATTACCCGGTCCCCAATGAACTGACAATCGGAGATTGGTCGGTACAAAAGAATATTTCAGTGAGTCAGAATGATCGACGACTGATGCGCAAGATATACCCAAAATAA
- a CDS encoding peptidase M12: MKTFAPCQMIQPINDLASYQAAIQERSHNGFISSSGRKKRNVGSHTKYWKNGKTLKIGMYNASDEAIEAVKAAASKWLPYVNLKFEFVRGEIGDIRIFLNSPTGIHSSAVGTDALVDDIGGTDEERRGPSMFLNWIPGDSRFEYLVMHEFGHALGAQHAHQHPDSAIPWNVQGTYEHCARQFGWSKEAVDTNILPLPRSDQYTYRPYDGDSVMHYAVLPEWTFGGWGQSETQAISDGDIAMMRAAYPKN, encoded by the coding sequence ATGAAGACCTTTGCACCTTGCCAAATGATACAACCTATAAATGACCTGGCCTCCTATCAAGCAGCCATTCAGGAGCGGTCTCACAACGGCTTTATTAGTTCATCAGGTCGAAAAAAGAGAAACGTCGGATCTCACACTAAATACTGGAAAAATGGAAAAACTCTAAAAATCGGTATGTACAATGCCAGCGATGAAGCGATCGAAGCGGTAAAAGCCGCGGCCAGTAAATGGCTACCTTACGTAAATCTGAAGTTTGAATTTGTCAGAGGTGAAATAGGCGACATCCGGATTTTTCTGAATTCCCCAACGGGGATACATTCTTCCGCTGTCGGCACCGACGCATTGGTTGACGACATCGGAGGCACCGACGAGGAAAGGCGAGGCCCGAGCATGTTCTTGAACTGGATACCTGGCGATAGCCGCTTCGAATACCTCGTCATGCATGAGTTTGGGCATGCCCTTGGTGCTCAACACGCTCATCAACATCCTGACTCGGCAATACCCTGGAATGTACAAGGCACCTATGAGCACTGTGCTCGCCAATTTGGCTGGAGCAAGGAAGCCGTCGACACCAACATCCTGCCCCTGCCTCGTAGCGATCAATACACCTACAGGCCTTACGACGGGGATTCTGTAATGCATTACGCGGTTTTACCCGAGTGGACTTTCGGGGGTTGGGGTCAGTCAGAGACGCAGGCAATCAGTGACGGCGACATTGCCATGATGCGTGCAGCCTACCCAAAAAACTAA